CCGCCACCCAAGGGGTCGAGATGCCGGCGATGTTGATTTCCCACAGGCGCTGGCCGCTGGTGAGTTCATACGACGCCATGCGGCCGCCCTGGCCGATCGCGAAGACGCGGCCCCGGTCGATCACCGGATCGGCGTCGATGTCTGTCAACGTGGCTACCGCCGTGGAGATGCTGGTCCTCGACAGGGCATCGCCCCACAGGGTCCGGCCATTTTCGTAGCGATAGGCGTTGATCTCGCCCGAGCTATAGCCCGCGATCACCGTGCCCTGGGCGGCGGCAGGCGCCGCAACGCCAAAGATGCCGGTAACCTGCAGCGTGCCGCTGTCGGTCCATTGGGTGGCGCCGTCAGACTGGTTGAGCGCAAAGATCTGATTGTCCTGGCCCATCACATAGACATGGCCATTTTCCAGCGTCGGCGCGCCGCGCAGCGGGCCGCCCGGATGGACTTTCCAGACGATTGAGCCGTCACTGACATTCATCGACACCACGTCACCGACGCCCGTGCTGGCGAACAGCTTGTCGTCGAGGACGCTGACACCGCCGCCGAAAACGGCACGACCATTGCCTTCGGCGGGCAGGGATGTCTGCCACAGCTTCTGGCCATTATTGGCGTCGAACGCGATGACATGGGCACCGGCATCGATCACGAACAGCTTGCCACCGGCCACGACCGGGGAGGAGGCAAGCCGGGCCTGCGGGGTGCTGCCTTCGATCGAGGCGCTCCAGATCTGCTGCGGCGTGGCGCCGAGCGCCAGATGGCCCAGCGCCTTGGATGGGTCGCCGCCCGGCTGCGACCATTGGTCATTGGCGAAGGGGGCAGGCAGGCTGACCGGTACATCGGCCAGGGTCGGATCGATCTCGATTCCCTGCTCGTTGCTGAGAATCGACACGCGATTGCCGATGACCGGTGTCTTGGGGCCGCCCTTCTTGCCGCCAACCACGCCGCAGCCGGCGAGCAATGCCACCATGGCGGCCATGGTGACTGCGCGGCCGACCGGCCCGAACTTCGTCATGCTGTGCATAGCCATGCGCTTGCTTATCCCTGTACCGGCTCGGCGGGCGTCTCGACCGCGTCAATACCCAATAGTCCTGCCATCTGTCGCGCACGTGAACGGATCGACTGGGGCACATTTGCGTCCTTGGCCATGGCCGCGAACATCGGACCGGCGAGATCCGGTTTGCCCATCTTCATATAGGCGATGGCGACCATCTCGCCGGCGCTGCCGAACCAGGGCGCGCCTTCGACGGCCAACGGCTTCAGGCGGTCGACGACCTGCTGGGGCTTGAGCGTCTCGAACTCGATCGCCGTCTGGCGGATGAGCGCAAGGTCGCGATAGGGTTGCGCCAGCGACGTATCGGCGGCGATCGCCTTGTAGCCGGCGATCGCGGCCTTGCTGTCACCCTTGCGCGCGGCCAGGCCGGCCTGCACCAGCAGGGCGGAGGCGCGATAGCCCGGCTGGCTGGCCTTGGCGAGCGCGTCGACATCCTTGGCGTCGGGCGTGCCGCCGCCTACCGCCGTCGTCAGGACATTGTCCATTTGTTCGGACACGACTTCGGACTGGGTCTTGCTGTAATGCTGCCAGTAGAGCCAGCCACCAAAGGCTGCGAGCCCCAGGATCAGCAGGGCGATGAGCCAGCGGCCATAGCGCTGCCAGAAGGTGAGGAGCTGGTCCTGGCGGACGGCCTCATCGACCTCGCGCATGAAAGCTTCGCTGTTTTGCGGCGTCAGGGCCACGGGAATCTCCGAAAAATGGTCAGTGGAAGCTGCCGGAAGGCGGGATCATTAGCGGGGTGACGAAGACTCGCAAATCACTTTTTCGGCCGATAGACCTGATCGTCGCCCGGAAAGCTGCGATTGCGGACCTCCGCAGCATAGCTTTCCGCTGCCTGGCTGATCGTTTCCGCCAGATTGGCATAGCGTTTCACGAAACGGGCGGTACGCTCGAACATGCCGAGCATGTCTTCCGCTACCAGTACCTGGCCGTCGCAGCGGGCCGAGGCGCCAATGCCGATCACCGGCACATCGACACTATCGGTGATGATGTCCGCCAGTTCCTCCATCACGCCTTCGACCACCATGCCGAAGGCGCCGGCTGCTGCCACGGCGCGGGCATCGCCCAGAATCTTGGCATGTTCCTCCTGGCTCTTGCCGCGCGCGCCATAGCCACCCAGTGCATTTACCGCCTGGGGCGTGAGGCCGATATGCGCCATCACCGGAATGCCGCGCTGGGTGAGGAAGCGGATCGTCTCGGCCATGGCTTCGCCGCCCTCCAGCTTGACGCCGGCGCAGCCGGTTTCGGCCATCACGCGGCTGGCGCTGGCAAAGGCCTGCTGCGGCGACGCCTCATAGGAACCAAAGGGCATGTCGACCAGCACGACGCTGTGATAGCTGCCACGGACCACGGCAGCGCCATGGGCGATCATCATGTCGAGCGTGACCGGCAGGGTGGAGGGCAGGCCGTAAATGACCTGCGCGAGCGAATCGCCCACCAGCAGCATGTCGCAATGGGGATCGAGCAACTGTGCCTGACGCGCGGTATAGGCGGTCAGCATCACCAACGGCTCGTCGGTCTTGCCTTCAAACTTGCGGCGCTGGATCTGCGGCACGGTCAGCCGCTTCATCGGCGCGGGCGTAGGATTGGCGCGGCTGGTCGCGGTGTCGAGCGTGAAAGTCGTGGACATGGCCGCGCTCTACCGCAGCCTGACGCGGCGTGCAAATGCCGGGCCGGCCGAAGCGGCATGATGCGCGCTTCGGCCGGCTCCGTCGTCTCGCCCCGTTCGGGTCAGAACGAGAATTTGATCGTGCCGCCCCAAGTCTGGGGATCGCCGGGCTGGCCGGCAATCAGGCCGGTGTTGCCCGGTGCGACCTGGAGATTTTCGATATAGTTCACGTCGAAGGCATTGCGGACCCAGCCGAACACATCGAAGCCTTCGCCGCGGAAACCGGCGCGGACGTTGGTCAGGGCATAGCCCTTGACCTCGGTATAGATGGAAGGCGAGGCATTGGAGTTCCAGTGCGAACGATAATTGCCGTCAACGC
The sequence above is drawn from the Sphingobium sp. AP49 genome and encodes:
- a CDS encoding tetratricopeptide repeat protein — protein: MALTPQNSEAFMREVDEAVRQDQLLTFWQRYGRWLIALLILGLAAFGGWLYWQHYSKTQSEVVSEQMDNVLTTAVGGGTPDAKDVDALAKASQPGYRASALLVQAGLAARKGDSKAAIAGYKAIAADTSLAQPYRDLALIRQTAIEFETLKPQQVVDRLKPLAVEGAPWFGSAGEMVAIAYMKMGKPDLAGPMFAAMAKDANVPQSIRSRARQMAGLLGIDAVETPAEPVQG
- the panB gene encoding 3-methyl-2-oxobutanoate hydroxymethyltransferase, translated to MSTTFTLDTATSRANPTPAPMKRLTVPQIQRRKFEGKTDEPLVMLTAYTARQAQLLDPHCDMLLVGDSLAQVIYGLPSTLPVTLDMMIAHGAAVVRGSYHSVVLVDMPFGSYEASPQQAFASASRVMAETGCAGVKLEGGEAMAETIRFLTQRGIPVMAHIGLTPQAVNALGGYGARGKSQEEHAKILGDARAVAAAGAFGMVVEGVMEELADIITDSVDVPVIGIGASARCDGQVLVAEDMLGMFERTARFVKRYANLAETISQAAESYAAEVRNRSFPGDDQVYRPKK
- a CDS encoding PQQ-binding-like beta-propeller repeat protein → MAMHSMTKFGPVGRAVTMAAMVALLAGCGVVGGKKGGPKTPVIGNRVSILSNEQGIEIDPTLADVPVSLPAPFANDQWSQPGGDPSKALGHLALGATPQQIWSASIEGSTPQARLASSPVVAGGKLFVIDAGAHVIAFDANNGQKLWQTSLPAEGNGRAVFGGGVSVLDDKLFASTGVGDVVSMNVSDGSIVWKVHPGGPLRGAPTLENGHVYVMGQDNQIFALNQSDGATQWTDSGTLQVTGIFGVAAPAAAQGTVIAGYSSGEINAYRYENGRTLWGDALSRTSISTAVATLTDIDADPVIDRGRVFAIGQGGRMASYELTSGQRLWEINIAGISTPWVAGEWVFAVTSDAKLLCVARATGKIRWISQLRRWEKEKKKANAIRWTGPVLAGGRLILVSTRGDLNYVDPMTGTIQSDVEMGKPMSLSPIVANNTLYILADNGKLTALR